A single window of Oceanidesulfovibrio indonesiensis DNA harbors:
- the sppA gene encoding signal peptide peptidase SppA, with protein MLRGVAHILVACVFVMMVAGCSPRINILSSAREPLEEHTIEGEGADKILLVRVRGVLEMSPDSGLLRERPSQVQRLDEQLAKARKDRRIKAVVVTINSSGGTVGASDVCYELIRRYRQESGNPVVAVLMEVAASGGYYAAAAADSIIAHPATITGSIGTLFLRPDLSGLMDWVRVDVEVTRSGALKDMGSPFRNSTEEERELFQTMIAQHNARFLELVQTSRKLDDGAMAAFDDARVLTARQAMDAGLVDALGYLHDGYAEARRLAGLEKARIVAYHRREYPDDTGYNAIAKTPAFGGIADGFDVRGALGVPQTGLYHIWPGAFGSAGQ; from the coding sequence ATGCTACGAGGCGTTGCACATATTCTCGTCGCGTGCGTCTTTGTCATGATGGTGGCGGGATGCTCGCCCCGCATCAACATCCTGAGCTCCGCGCGGGAACCGCTGGAAGAGCACACAATAGAGGGCGAGGGCGCGGACAAGATACTGCTCGTGCGTGTCCGCGGCGTTCTGGAAATGTCTCCGGACTCCGGACTGCTGCGGGAGCGCCCCAGCCAGGTGCAGCGGTTGGACGAGCAACTTGCCAAAGCGCGCAAAGACAGACGCATCAAGGCCGTGGTCGTGACGATCAACAGCTCCGGCGGCACCGTGGGCGCGTCCGACGTCTGCTATGAGCTCATTCGGCGGTACAGGCAGGAATCCGGCAACCCGGTGGTCGCCGTGCTCATGGAGGTGGCGGCATCCGGAGGCTACTACGCGGCCGCGGCGGCGGACTCCATCATCGCGCATCCGGCCACCATCACCGGCTCCATAGGCACGTTGTTCCTGCGGCCCGATCTTTCCGGGCTCATGGACTGGGTGCGGGTGGACGTGGAAGTGACCAGGTCCGGCGCGCTCAAGGATATGGGCTCGCCGTTCCGAAATTCCACGGAAGAAGAGCGTGAATTGTTCCAAACCATGATCGCCCAACACAACGCCCGTTTTCTGGAGCTTGTACAGACGTCCAGAAAGCTGGACGACGGCGCCATGGCGGCATTTGACGACGCCCGGGTGCTCACTGCAAGACAGGCCATGGACGCCGGTCTGGTGGACGCCCTGGGCTACCTCCACGACGGCTATGCCGAGGCGCGCAGGCTGGCCGGTCTGGAGAAGGCCAGAATCGTGGCCTACCATCGCCGCGAGTATCCGGATGACACAGGGTACAACGCCATTGCCAAAACGCCGGCTTTCGGGGGGATCGCTGACGGCTTTGATGTACGGGGCGCACTCGGCGTGCCGCAGACAGGGCTCTACCACATCTGGCCGGGCGCATTCGGAAGTGCGGGTCAGTAA
- a CDS encoding PilZ domain-containing protein: MAERPIRVCAPDADGKIRVTCPECEASKVLPTERLAGTSGPVRLRCQCGAVFPCDLDLAAKAPFSSAASSDKAEQATGSSPEPAGKRSAHTPSEEQVTEFVAGPDGMVHIACPACGATKKVPSEKLAKLKQPAGLKCKCGNSFLARFRLSPADNSLPARTMQSAPVQVLTIFPDDADRVQVTCPRCRATRSTPYERVKQHTRPVRTKCSSCGFAFPVRFLPREQDPARRTRYPEQTFYADLGDRVTIICPACEKGRTLKSSELANVKQPTPIRCSCGAVFPSRFVLRPHEPEEQPVRSLSGTERSAADESRHAKTMHADELGRYFRELEFEPDHDIPVFPNVKHYEDTVLLNREDPPLAENDVFDDEDIPEVHAVEVVEDEEGTAELAAAEPRREPYTPLDRFEDDWPLLNVNSEMKVQAPCLSCKRVNVLDLSGERDMITAAQVNCECGARYPVRLEFRKTYRKRASLDGFYFDEDGTKREMIVRDISLGGVGFHTREPHRLKPRHIIDVLFHLDDAKGTRIFRKVMVRNVRGRFVGVQFLERRERDKELGFYLLA, from the coding sequence ATGGCTGAACGGCCCATACGGGTCTGCGCCCCCGATGCCGACGGCAAGATTCGAGTAACCTGCCCGGAGTGCGAAGCCAGCAAAGTCCTGCCGACTGAGCGACTCGCCGGAACCTCTGGGCCGGTCAGATTGCGTTGCCAATGTGGCGCGGTCTTTCCGTGCGACCTCGATCTCGCGGCGAAAGCGCCCTTTTCTTCCGCAGCTTCTTCGGACAAGGCCGAACAGGCAACAGGATCATCACCCGAGCCAGCTGGGAAACGGTCTGCTCACACGCCTTCGGAAGAGCAAGTGACCGAGTTCGTGGCCGGCCCGGACGGCATGGTGCATATCGCATGTCCAGCCTGTGGCGCGACCAAAAAGGTTCCATCCGAAAAGCTCGCCAAGCTCAAACAGCCCGCCGGGTTGAAGTGCAAATGCGGCAACAGCTTCCTTGCACGGTTCAGGCTGTCGCCTGCGGACAACTCGCTGCCGGCGCGCACCATGCAGAGCGCTCCGGTGCAGGTTTTGACCATCTTCCCCGACGACGCCGACCGCGTGCAGGTGACCTGCCCCCGCTGTCGCGCCACGCGCTCCACCCCGTACGAGCGCGTCAAACAGCACACCAGGCCCGTGCGCACCAAGTGCTCTTCCTGCGGGTTTGCCTTCCCTGTCCGCTTCCTGCCCCGGGAACAGGACCCCGCTCGCCGCACGCGTTACCCGGAACAGACGTTCTACGCCGACCTCGGGGACCGCGTCACGATCATCTGCCCGGCATGCGAAAAGGGGCGAACACTGAAGAGTTCCGAGCTGGCCAACGTCAAGCAGCCCACGCCCATCCGTTGCTCGTGCGGCGCCGTCTTCCCCAGCCGGTTCGTGCTCCGTCCGCACGAACCCGAGGAACAGCCCGTCCGCAGCCTTTCAGGCACGGAACGCAGCGCTGCTGACGAGTCCCGCCATGCCAAGACCATGCATGCGGATGAGCTGGGACGTTACTTCCGCGAGCTGGAGTTCGAGCCTGACCACGACATTCCGGTGTTCCCGAACGTCAAGCACTACGAGGACACCGTACTGCTCAACCGTGAAGATCCCCCCCTGGCCGAGAACGACGTATTCGACGACGAGGACATCCCCGAGGTGCACGCGGTGGAAGTTGTGGAGGACGAAGAAGGGACGGCCGAACTCGCTGCTGCTGAGCCCAGACGCGAGCCGTATACCCCGCTTGACAGATTCGAGGATGACTGGCCACTGCTCAACGTGAACTCGGAAATGAAGGTCCAGGCGCCCTGCCTCTCCTGCAAGCGTGTCAATGTGCTGGACCTCTCCGGCGAACGCGACATGATCACGGCGGCGCAGGTCAATTGCGAATGCGGCGCCCGGTACCCCGTGCGGCTGGAGTTCCGGAAGACCTACCGCAAACGAGCTTCCCTGGACGGATTTTACTTTGACGAGGACGGCACCAAGCGCGAGATGATCGTACGCGACATCTCACTCGGCGGCGTGGGCTTCCACACCCGCGAGCCGCACCGGCTCAAGCCGCGTCATATTATCGACGTGCTGTTCCACCTGGACGACGCCAAGGGTACGCGGATATTCCGCAAGGTGATGGTGCGCAACGTTCGCGGCCGGTTCGTCGGCGTGCAGTTCCTGGAGCGACGCGAACGGGACAAGGAACTCGGGTTCTATCTTCTGGCGTAG
- a CDS encoding iron-sulfur cluster carrier protein MrpORP has product MSDTGCSGCGTSGSCDAGGCGPSPEEQQMKARLSRIKNKIVVLSGKGGVGKSTVAVNIAIALSLAGKKVGLLDVDVHGPSVPRLLGLSGQQPHMNEASMEPVGWSKNLWVMSLGFLIPSPEQAVIWRGPVKMGLINQFLRDVEWGDLDFLVVDCPPGTGDEPLSVLQSIGPDAQAVVVTTPQSVAVDDVRRSVSFVRQLGNPLLGIVENMSGYVCRHCGQVEHIFSSGGGERLAQEMDVPFLGSIPLDPEMGRSAEEGYAYLKVHEHTPVTEAFGRIVKPMLEKAGALQETNTAASVNGARRIAVPVADGKLCMHFGHCQQFAFVDVDPETREITGMTLETPPPHEPGVFPEFVASQGAELVIAGGMGSRAQSLFTDRGVRVLVGAQGEDPKDVVRKYLAGDLSLTGNICDH; this is encoded by the coding sequence ATGAGCGATACAGGATGCAGCGGCTGCGGCACAAGCGGCTCCTGCGATGCGGGCGGCTGCGGCCCCAGCCCGGAGGAGCAGCAGATGAAAGCGCGGCTTTCGCGCATCAAGAACAAGATCGTCGTGCTTTCCGGCAAGGGCGGCGTGGGCAAGTCCACGGTGGCCGTCAATATAGCCATCGCCCTGTCCCTGGCCGGCAAGAAGGTCGGCCTGCTTGACGTGGATGTGCACGGCCCGAGCGTGCCGCGGCTTCTCGGCCTCTCCGGCCAGCAGCCGCACATGAACGAAGCGAGCATGGAACCTGTGGGCTGGTCCAAGAACCTCTGGGTCATGTCTCTGGGCTTTCTCATCCCCAGCCCGGAGCAGGCCGTCATCTGGCGCGGCCCGGTGAAGATGGGCCTCATCAACCAGTTCCTGCGCGACGTGGAATGGGGCGACCTCGATTTCCTCGTGGTGGACTGCCCCCCCGGCACCGGCGACGAGCCTCTCTCCGTGCTCCAGTCCATAGGTCCGGACGCCCAGGCCGTGGTGGTGACCACCCCGCAGTCCGTGGCCGTGGACGACGTGCGGCGCTCCGTCTCCTTCGTGCGGCAGCTGGGCAACCCGCTCCTCGGCATCGTGGAGAACATGAGCGGCTACGTGTGCAGACACTGCGGCCAGGTGGAGCACATCTTCTCATCAGGCGGCGGCGAACGCCTCGCCCAGGAAATGGACGTGCCGTTCCTGGGGTCCATCCCGCTCGATCCGGAAATGGGCCGCTCGGCCGAGGAGGGCTACGCCTACCTCAAGGTGCACGAGCATACGCCCGTCACCGAGGCCTTCGGCCGCATCGTCAAACCCATGCTGGAAAAAGCCGGGGCGTTGCAGGAAACCAACACGGCCGCCTCGGTGAACGGCGCCAGGCGCATCGCCGTGCCTGTGGCGGACGGCAAGCTGTGCATGCATTTTGGCCATTGCCAGCAGTTCGCGTTCGTGGATGTGGATCCTGAAACACGCGAGATTACCGGCATGACGCTGGAAACCCCGCCGCCGCACGAGCCGGGCGTGTTTCCAGAGTTCGTGGCGTCCCAGGGCGCGGAACTCGTCATCGCCGGCGGCATGGGCTCCCGCGCGCAGTCCCTGTTCACGGACCGTGGCGTGCGCGTTCTGGTGGGCGCCCAGGGCGAAGATCCAAAGGACGTGGTGCGCAAGTACCTTGCCGGGGATCTCTCCCTCACCGGCAATATTTGCGATCACTGA
- a CDS encoding ATP-binding protein → MREIVVLSGKGGTGKTSISAALASCGPPKVLADCDVDAADLHLILEPNVIQIHDFVSGEAPSVNVSACTACGLCIEKCRFHAMDADAEGKAVVQPEMCEGCGLCAYVCPCEAIAMVPQKCGVWYDSETRHGPMIHAALDIGAENSGKLVTTVRQRSGRVAEHRSIDVVLTDGPPGIGCPVIASLTNADLALIVTEPTRSAEHDLARIADLAAHFDIPAAVLVNKEDVNPELAQSVASFCRSRGLMFLGAVPYDPAFNQAQLAGQTIVEYAPDMYRLFFEHMWKRLLGETGYSPQFSTDSKSQPS, encoded by the coding sequence ATGCGCGAAATAGTGGTCCTGTCCGGCAAAGGTGGCACCGGCAAGACGAGCATTTCCGCAGCCCTCGCCTCCTGCGGTCCACCCAAGGTGCTGGCCGACTGCGACGTGGATGCGGCCGACCTGCACCTGATTCTCGAACCGAACGTGATCCAGATTCACGACTTCGTTTCCGGCGAGGCGCCGTCCGTCAACGTTTCGGCGTGCACTGCGTGCGGCCTGTGCATCGAGAAATGCCGCTTCCACGCCATGGACGCCGACGCCGAGGGCAAGGCCGTGGTCCAGCCGGAGATGTGCGAGGGGTGCGGATTGTGCGCCTATGTCTGCCCCTGCGAAGCCATCGCCATGGTGCCGCAGAAGTGCGGCGTCTGGTACGATTCCGAGACGCGACACGGCCCCATGATCCACGCCGCTCTCGACATCGGCGCCGAGAACTCCGGCAAGCTGGTGACCACCGTGCGCCAGCGGTCAGGCCGCGTGGCCGAGCACCGCTCCATTGACGTGGTGCTCACTGACGGCCCGCCCGGCATCGGCTGCCCGGTCATCGCGTCCTTGACGAACGCCGATCTCGCGTTAATTGTGACCGAGCCGACCCGCTCCGCCGAGCACGATCTTGCGCGCATCGCAGACCTCGCCGCTCATTTCGACATCCCGGCGGCCGTGCTCGTGAACAAGGAGGACGTGAATCCGGAATTGGCGCAGTCCGTGGCCTCGTTCTGCCGTTCGCGCGGGCTCATGTTCCTGGGCGCAGTGCCTTACGATCCGGCCTTCAACCAGGCCCAGCTGGCCGGCCAGACCATTGTGGAGTATGCCCCGGACATGTATCGACTCTTTTTCGAGCACATGTGGAAACGCCTGCTGGGCGAAACAGGCTACTCCCCGCAATTTTCGACCGACTCCAAATCACAACCATCATAA
- a CDS encoding P-loop NTPase, with translation MAERPRPLHIAVASGKGGTGKTTVTTNLATHAARQGRRVIVADCDVEEPNAHISLCDGFESQHTVTIPVPDIDQNACLGDSCGLCVELCRFKALILMAGEVMVFPELCHACGLCEEACPAGAVKRGEREVGAVRRGRIQSNILNNAPGSLTVLDGLMRVGEAMAPPLIHAVKAEAESLADRDDDAVLFVDCPPGASCPTIAGLKDADMALLVAEPTAFGLHDFKLALETVRVLGIPHAVVVNRSGMGDYRVEEYLVGESIPYLASLPMSMEAARAGSRGELLIDAVEELAAGYAELWAELEKTAQEVVACAK, from the coding sequence GTGGCTGAGCGGCCCCGTCCCCTGCACATCGCCGTAGCCAGCGGCAAGGGCGGCACCGGCAAGACAACGGTGACCACGAACCTTGCCACGCACGCCGCGCGGCAAGGCCGCCGCGTTATCGTGGCGGACTGCGATGTGGAGGAGCCCAACGCGCACATCTCGCTGTGCGACGGGTTTGAATCGCAGCACACTGTAACCATACCGGTGCCGGACATCGACCAGAACGCCTGCCTTGGCGATTCGTGCGGCCTGTGCGTGGAATTGTGCCGGTTCAAGGCGCTCATCCTCATGGCCGGTGAAGTCATGGTCTTTCCGGAGCTGTGCCACGCCTGCGGCCTGTGCGAGGAAGCCTGCCCGGCAGGCGCCGTCAAACGCGGCGAACGCGAGGTGGGCGCGGTGCGCCGGGGCAGGATACAGTCCAATATTCTGAACAACGCTCCTGGTTCGCTCACCGTGCTGGACGGCCTGATGCGCGTGGGCGAGGCCATGGCCCCCCCGCTCATCCACGCCGTGAAGGCCGAGGCTGAATCCCTCGCGGATCGGGACGATGACGCCGTACTCTTCGTGGACTGTCCGCCCGGGGCATCCTGCCCGACCATCGCCGGTTTGAAGGACGCAGACATGGCGTTGCTCGTGGCCGAACCCACGGCCTTCGGGCTTCACGATTTCAAACTCGCGCTGGAAACGGTGCGCGTACTGGGCATTCCGCATGCCGTAGTCGTCAACCGCTCCGGCATGGGCGACTACCGCGTGGAAGAGTATCTCGTGGGAGAGTCCATACCCTACCTCGCCTCCCTGCCCATGAGCATGGAAGCGGCCCGGGCCGGCTCTCGCGGGGAGTTGCTCATCGACGCCGTAGAGGAGCTTGCCGCAGGGTATGCCGAGCTCTGGGCCGAACTCGAAAAAACAGCGCAGGAGGTCGTCGCATGCGCGAAATAG
- a CDS encoding NifB/NifX family molybdenum-iron cluster-binding protein — protein sequence MKIAISSPGPDINAPLDPRFGRASGFLLVDEDSGSVEYVNNEQNLNLAQGAGIQSAMNVAKTGATAVITGHVGPKAYAALNKGNIAVYLREGGSAAQALEAFKRGELAKAHGPDKQGHW from the coding sequence ATGAAGATAGCCATTTCGAGCCCCGGACCGGACATCAACGCGCCGCTGGACCCCCGCTTCGGTCGCGCCAGCGGCTTCCTCCTCGTGGACGAGGATTCCGGCAGCGTGGAGTACGTGAACAATGAGCAGAACCTCAACCTGGCCCAGGGTGCGGGCATCCAGTCCGCCATGAACGTGGCGAAGACGGGTGCAACCGCAGTTATCACCGGCCACGTCGGCCCCAAGGCATACGCCGCTCTGAACAAGGGCAACATCGCCGTATATCTGCGCGAAGGCGGCAGCGCCGCCCAGGCCCTGGAGGCGTTCAAGCGCGGCGAACTCGCCAAGGCGCACGGCCCGGACAAGCAGGGCCATTGGTAG
- a CDS encoding NifB/NifX family molybdenum-iron cluster-binding protein yields the protein MRLCLASYGGRLAALFENATEFPCYELDREAAPVYIATFMPTHRDPCMRLAALREQNVRALVCGGICRRLAVRAESSGLQVVPWICGDNETVLAACMDGTLAQLAMPGCRWTQGAGIASDMATRPEAGDECPNRNRLGRGGSGRRAYDINLPHRSTS from the coding sequence ATGAGATTGTGCCTTGCCAGCTACGGCGGCCGCCTGGCCGCCTTGTTCGAAAACGCGACCGAGTTCCCCTGCTACGAACTCGATCGCGAAGCCGCGCCGGTTTACATCGCCACTTTCATGCCGACGCACCGCGACCCCTGCATGCGGCTGGCCGCCCTGCGCGAGCAGAACGTGCGCGCCCTTGTGTGCGGCGGCATCTGCCGCCGGCTCGCCGTGCGTGCAGAGAGCTCGGGCCTTCAGGTTGTCCCCTGGATATGCGGGGATAACGAGACCGTGCTCGCGGCGTGCATGGACGGAACCCTGGCGCAACTGGCCATGCCGGGTTGCCGTTGGACCCAGGGGGCGGGAATCGCCTCCGATATGGCGACGCGCCCTGAGGCAGGCGACGAATGCCCGAACCGAAACCGCCTCGGCCGTGGCGGCTCTGGCAGGCGCGCATACGACATCAACCTTCCACACAGGAGTACGTCATGA
- a CDS encoding sigma-54 interaction domain-containing protein: protein MGLPTGVPCEEVMDSIADGVFTVDLEWNVTFFNRAAETITGITRAEAVGRKCWEVFHSSLCDGSCALEQCMNEDMRLSGKSIFIIRPDGEKTPISISAAPLRDAAGNLVGGVETFRDLTEIVRLRQELADRYVFEDIVGKSPALTKLFDTLPQIAASNATVLILGESGTGKELFARALHSLSERSDGPFVAVNCGALPENLLESELFGYKAGAFTDAKKDKPGRFQQARGGTIFLDEIAELAPRLQVKLLRVLQEKRYEPLGGVKTEEADVRVVAATNRDLDALVAAGDFRQDLFYRLNVVRLVIPPLRQRTEDIPLLAQHIVEKLNRRQGAAVEGLSENALTLLMRHDFPGNVRELENVLEYAFILCKEGFIEAEHLPEYLRREVAGGPASPPSVSVSATAQPADEVDAMLRLGPHSMDAVKRLAAQAAVRRHDGKRMAACRELGVTKDTLRKLLRNG, encoded by the coding sequence ATGGGTCTGCCCACCGGGGTTCCGTGCGAGGAGGTCATGGACTCCATCGCCGACGGCGTGTTCACCGTCGACCTCGAATGGAACGTGACCTTCTTCAACCGCGCCGCCGAGACCATCACCGGCATCACGCGCGCGGAAGCCGTAGGCCGCAAATGCTGGGAAGTGTTCCACTCCAGTCTGTGCGACGGCTCCTGCGCGCTGGAACAGTGCATGAACGAGGACATGCGCCTTTCCGGCAAGTCCATATTCATCATCCGGCCGGATGGCGAGAAAACGCCCATTTCCATCTCGGCCGCGCCCCTGCGCGACGCCGCCGGCAACCTGGTGGGCGGCGTGGAGACCTTCCGGGACCTCACGGAAATCGTCCGGTTGCGTCAGGAGTTGGCGGACCGCTATGTGTTCGAAGACATTGTGGGCAAATCCCCGGCCCTCACCAAGCTTTTCGACACCCTCCCGCAGATAGCGGCCAGCAACGCCACCGTGCTCATCCTGGGCGAGTCCGGCACGGGCAAGGAACTCTTCGCCCGAGCCCTGCATTCACTCTCGGAACGCTCGGACGGCCCGTTCGTGGCCGTCAACTGCGGCGCCCTGCCCGAGAATCTTCTCGAATCCGAGCTCTTCGGCTACAAGGCCGGCGCCTTTACCGACGCCAAAAAGGACAAGCCGGGCCGCTTTCAGCAGGCCAGAGGCGGCACTATCTTTCTGGACGAAATCGCCGAGCTCGCGCCCAGGCTGCAAGTCAAACTATTGCGCGTGCTCCAGGAGAAACGCTACGAGCCCCTGGGCGGCGTGAAGACCGAGGAGGCCGACGTGCGCGTGGTGGCGGCCACCAATCGCGATCTCGACGCCCTCGTGGCGGCCGGCGATTTCCGGCAGGACCTCTTCTACCGGCTCAACGTGGTCCGGCTCGTCATTCCGCCCCTTCGTCAGCGCACCGAAGACATACCTCTGCTCGCCCAACACATCGTGGAGAAGCTGAACAGACGCCAGGGCGCGGCTGTGGAGGGCCTCTCCGAAAACGCCCTCACTCTGCTCATGCGGCACGATTTCCCCGGCAACGTCCGCGAGCTGGAAAACGTCCTGGAATACGCCTTCATCCTCTGCAAGGAAGGATTCATCGAGGCCGAGCACCTGCCCGAATACCTGCGGCGGGAAGTCGCCGGCGGCCCGGCATCCCCACCGTCGGTCAGCGTTTCGGCCACTGCCCAACCCGCCGACGAGGTGGACGCCATGCTCCGGCTCGGACCCCACAGCATGGACGCGGTGAAACGCCTCGCCGCACAGGCCGCGGTGCGCCGCCACGACGGCAAGCGCATGGCCGCCTGCCGCGAGCTTGGCGTGACCAAAGACACCCTGCGCAAGCTCCTGCGCAACGGTTAG
- the hypB gene encoding hydrogenase nickel incorporation protein HypB, with the protein MEIPVVRNILEANSATAEELRKLFAEKNILVLNLISSPGAGKTTLLERTLTELGSRFGMAVIEGDLMTDNDARRVAATGAQAVQINTEGGCHLDAAMVSNALVSLDLDNIDILFVENVGNLVCPVEFDVGEDAKIALLSVTEGDDKPEKYPLLFELSKAMVLNKIDLLPYVDFDCDRAEAFARSLNKGLASFRVSCRTPEGLEAWYGWIENALAEKRGAAA; encoded by the coding sequence ATGGAAATACCCGTGGTCCGTAACATCCTGGAGGCGAATTCGGCTACGGCCGAAGAGCTTCGCAAGCTCTTCGCCGAAAAGAACATCCTGGTTCTCAACCTCATCAGCTCCCCCGGCGCCGGCAAGACCACGCTGCTCGAGCGCACACTCACCGAACTCGGATCCAGGTTCGGCATGGCCGTCATCGAGGGTGACCTGATGACCGACAACGACGCCCGCCGCGTGGCCGCCACCGGCGCACAGGCCGTGCAGATCAACACCGAGGGAGGCTGCCACCTGGACGCCGCCATGGTCTCCAACGCCCTCGTCTCTCTCGATCTCGACAACATCGACATTCTCTTCGTGGAGAACGTGGGCAACCTCGTCTGTCCCGTGGAGTTCGACGTGGGCGAGGACGCCAAGATCGCCCTGCTCTCCGTCACCGAGGGCGACGACAAGCCGGAAAAGTACCCCCTGCTCTTCGAGCTTTCCAAGGCCATGGTCCTCAACAAGATAGACCTGCTGCCGTATGTCGACTTCGATTGCGACCGCGCCGAGGCCTTTGCCCGCAGCCTGAACAAAGGGTTGGCGTCCTTCCGCGTCTCCTGCCGCACACCGGAGGGGCTGGAAGCCTGGTACGGCTGGATCGAAAACGCGCTGGCGGAAAAGCGCGGCGCCGCGGCCTGA
- a CDS encoding hydrogenase maturation nickel metallochaperone HypA/HybF, which yields MHEMSIAQSLIEIVRQELEKHGKTKLIAVHVKHGTLANVVPEAMDLAWEVLTKESDLDGSALVLEEVPLQLECCGCKHLFAPESSQFLLAPCPECGEELGHAVVSGKELYLDRLEAE from the coding sequence ATGCATGAAATGTCCATCGCCCAGTCGCTGATCGAGATAGTCCGGCAGGAGCTCGAAAAGCACGGCAAGACGAAACTCATCGCCGTGCACGTGAAACACGGAACCCTTGCCAACGTGGTCCCGGAAGCCATGGACCTGGCCTGGGAGGTCCTGACCAAGGAGAGCGATCTCGACGGCTCCGCGCTCGTCCTGGAAGAGGTCCCCTTGCAACTCGAATGCTGCGGGTGCAAACACCTGTTCGCGCCCGAATCCAGCCAGTTCCTGCTCGCTCCCTGCCCGGAATGCGGCGAGGAGCTCGGCCACGCGGTCGTCTCGGGCAAGGAACTCTACCTCGACAGGCTCGAGGCGGAATAA
- a CDS encoding CBS domain-containing protein — MYVGLKMLPRGKFVTVTKETLVTDIQKLMVENHFWMMLVVEGDQLVGYVRKEDVSAALPSAATSLSKHEINYLLSKLKADKILKKDVPTVTPDTTIEEAAQRMHDEDLAGLAVVDRSSKLLGFINRSVMLEVLVEEMGLDQGGSRIAFEVVDRTGVIHEVSGIIADMGVSIIATGTFFHNDRRMVVFRVQTDDPKPIEKAIQDRGYTIVGPEDFEGEWTHL; from the coding sequence ATGTACGTCGGACTGAAGATGCTGCCCCGCGGAAAGTTTGTGACCGTGACCAAGGAAACCCTGGTGACGGACATTCAGAAGCTCATGGTGGAGAACCATTTCTGGATGATGCTCGTGGTGGAGGGCGACCAGTTGGTGGGCTACGTGCGCAAGGAGGACGTGAGCGCGGCGCTGCCCTCGGCCGCCACCAGCCTGTCCAAACACGAGATCAACTATCTGCTTTCCAAGCTCAAAGCGGACAAGATCCTCAAGAAGGACGTGCCCACGGTGACGCCGGACACGACAATCGAGGAAGCTGCGCAGCGAATGCACGACGAGGATCTGGCCGGACTGGCCGTGGTGGACAGAAGCAGCAAGCTGCTGGGCTTCATCAACCGCAGCGTCATGCTCGAGGTGCTCGTGGAGGAAATGGGCCTTGACCAGGGCGGCTCGCGCATCGCCTTCGAGGTGGTGGATCGCACCGGCGTGATCCACGAAGTCTCCGGCATCATCGCGGACATGGGCGTCTCCATCATCGCCACCGGCACGTTCTTCCACAACGACCGCCGCATGGTGGTCTTCCGCGTACAGACTGACGATCCCAAACCGATCGAAAAGGCCATCCAGGATCGCGGCTACACCATCGTCGGACCTGAAGATTTCGAGGGGGAATGGACCCACTTATGA
- a CDS encoding ABC transporter ATP-binding protein: MDPLMSLLEVRGITLTFKGLAALLNVGFTVEEGEICSLIGPNGAGKTSMLNCISGRYTPDEGSILLDGKPLLPMKPSKRTTLGLSRTFQNIALFRGLSVLDNLMVGRHSRMGYGLLASCLYWGKARRGEDAHRRRVEEVIDFLGLSPFRHQPAGRLPYGVQKRVELGRALAAEPRLILLDEPMAGMNLEETEDMARYILDINEEWGATVLLVEHDMGVVMDISEKVVVLDFGSVLAEGAPEEVQQNPDVVAAYLGSEDATFLGR; encoded by the coding sequence ATGGACCCACTTATGAGTCTGCTCGAAGTGAGGGGCATTACGCTCACGTTCAAGGGCCTTGCGGCCCTTCTCAATGTCGGCTTCACCGTGGAGGAGGGCGAGATATGCTCGCTCATCGGCCCCAACGGCGCCGGCAAGACCTCCATGCTCAACTGCATTTCCGGGCGTTACACCCCGGACGAAGGCTCCATACTCCTGGACGGCAAGCCGCTGCTGCCCATGAAGCCCTCCAAGCGCACCACGCTCGGTCTGTCGCGCACGTTTCAGAACATCGCGCTGTTCCGGGGACTTTCCGTGCTGGACAATCTCATGGTGGGCCGCCACAGCCGCATGGGCTACGGGCTTCTGGCCTCCTGCCTCTACTGGGGCAAGGCCAGGCGGGGCGAGGACGCTCACCGCAGAAGGGTGGAAGAGGTCATCGACTTCCTGGGCCTGTCGCCTTTTCGCCATCAGCCAGCGGGCCGGTTGCCCTACGGCGTGCAGAAGCGGGTGGAGCTGGGGCGCGCCCTGGCGGCCGAACCACGCCTCATCCTTCTGGACGAGCCCATGGCCGGCATGAACCTGGAAGAGACCGAGGACATGGCGCGCTACATCCTCGACATCAACGAAGAATGGGGCGCCACGGTGCTGCTGGTGGAACACGACATGGGCGTGGTCATGGACATTTCGGAAAAGGTCGTGGTGTTGGATTTCGGCAGCGTGCTCGCGGAAGGAGCGCCGGAAGAGGTGCAGCAGAATCCGGACGTGGTCGCCGCCTACCTGGGCAGCGAGGACGCCACGTTCCTGGGCCGCTGA